In Pseudochaenichthys georgianus chromosome 6, fPseGeo1.2, whole genome shotgun sequence, a single window of DNA contains:
- the pllp gene encoding plasmolipin: MADFPSKVTTETSSTPTQSSQQGGNSLRGLTASVTNIMDMSFIRSIPAILMMVEICLGLIHWALIASTPYTTIPAYGWVMFVAVTLWILTTILFLMILFSAQQKITFIPWPLTVMVYNAAATVLYLTAFLTNASTVYPYLYFNFDGHLGAAAFFGAVVTVAYGASAFFSYLDWKGDGGNAATNTVPT; encoded by the exons ATGGCAGACTTCCCTTCCAAAGTTACTACGGAAACCAGCTCCACCCCAACCCAGAGCTCTCAGCAGGGGGGCAACAGCCTCCGAGGGTTGACTGCCAGCGTCACCAATATCATGGACATGTCCTTTATCCGGAGCATCCCAGCAATCCTCATGATGGTGGAAATA TGTCTGGGCCTTATCCATTGGGCGTTGATAGCCAGCACCCCCTACACAACGATTCCAGCGTATGGCTGGGTGATGTTTGTGGCAGTCACTCTGTGGATCCTCACCACCATCCTCTTCCTCATGATCCTGTTCAGCGCCCAGCAAAAAATCACCTTTATCCCTTGGCCCCTGACG GTGATGGTGTATAACGCTGCAGCCACGGTCCTCTATCTGACGGCCTTCTTGACCAACGCCTCAACTGTGTATCCCTACCTATACTTTAATTTCGACGGACATTTGGGAGCTGCTGCT TTCTTCGGTGCCGTAGTGACTGTGGCGTATGGAGCCAGTGCTTTCTTCTCCTATTTGGACTGGAAGGGAGATGGAGGAAATGCTGCAACCAACACAGTGCCGACCTAA
- the arl2bp gene encoding ADP-ribosylation factor-like protein 2-binding protein, whose amino-acid sequence MDIQERNVRSCGDNIVEMIDMDEENFVISTSSAADAAFDAVVGSIEDIIMEEEFQQLQQNFMDKHYLEFDDSDENKLSYTSIFNEYVDLLEKHLEQQLLERIPTFSMKSFIELLMQHKEEVPGDIFDMLLTFTDFAAFKEMFLEYRAEKEGRWLDLSQGLVVTSLIPAGPSEAQ is encoded by the exons ATGGACATCCAGGAACGAA ATGTCCGAAGCTGTGGAGACAACATCGTAGAAATGATTGACATGGACGAAGAAAACTTTGTTATTTCCAC TTCCTCAGCTGCAGATGCTGCTTTTGATGCTGTTGTCGGCTCAATAGAGGACATCATCATGG AGGAGGAGTTTCAGCAGCTTCAGCAGAACTTCATGGACAAACACTACCTGGAGTTTGACGACTCTGACGAGAACAAGCTCAGCTACACGTCCATCTTCAATGAATAT GTCGACCTGCTGGAGAAACACCTGGAGCAGCAGCTGCTGGAGAGGATCCCCACCTTCAGCATGAAATCTTTCATAGAGCTGCTCAT GCAACACAAAGAGGAGGTGCCAGGGGACATCTTTGACATGCTGCTGACCTTTACTGACTTTGCGGCCTTTAAAGAGATGTTTCTGGAATACAGAGCG GAGAAGGAGGGCCGATGGCTGGACCTGAGTCAGGGACTGGTGGTCACATCTCTGATCCCCGCAGGACCCTCTGAGGCGCAGTGA